The genomic region agctgccacaaaacttgatgcagcgagggagatatccaagacaagaaaagagcacagagcacgacatacctccgcattggAAACATGAAATGCCTAAAAATGCTGCCGAAGATGTGGCAACCACGGATGCtacgctgtatggaagggactcttggtgtggaatgggttgAAATAGAGATATTGCTGGGGGTTTGTTGGTTTGGTGTGGACGGAGGTACTGGTGGAACCATCTGGTACATTTCAATATGCATTGAACTCGTGTCCTCCATTGTTGTGCAGCTATCCCCATTTATTGCGAGGCCCATTAATTAATTCAACTGTTTCTAGTCAATTATCCACATCAGTTTTACTTGGAGCTACTTTGTATCCTCTTCCTGTCCCCTTTCCTGGTTGTAAATTGATATTGTCCCGTGTCTTTCAACTCATAATTTACAGTCTATTCCTGGAAATATTCTGGTTGTATCCGTTTCACATCCTTACAAATTGTTACATGcacttgactgattccagttgtggttCATTGATACTGTAGTTGTAAAGTACTACTTTTTTGGCTGTGTGAAGTGAACATTTTTACATTTCTTAAGATTTAAAGTGAGTTGCCAATCTATGCACCACTTCGAAACCTTgtcaagatgtgactgaatatttatgctatgtaactggatagataaaaaatctactcaccaagcagtggcaggagggcACATGTATATAAAGGTTAAGGGAATTCACAAGATTTcaaagtcagtggctccttcttctgggagGAATGTTGAATAGGCAggaagaaagataaagaaaaaaaaacaaccgaTGATATTTAGGAAATGGAAAGGGTTTGGAAAAGTCCCCTAGAAATCcgtgtcaggggagacttaccagatggggtgAGAAGGAAGGACTCTTTCCTTACCTTCTCATCCCTGAACATGTAaatatttcttcttgtttcagTTCCCCTTAGTATTTTGGTAATTATTGTTGCCTCATGGTGTCTCATACCTGTTTCACTGTGGACATCCTTAAATGGGTAATGTCTATTTGAGTCCATTAAATGTAATGTGTTTTCATCATAAGTGGGTTTCTGAACCTCCATTCTAGACATTTACTGTTGTTTCACAGGATGTCATGTTGTACTCTCCACtttcaaaactgtaattttctccaGTTGATTATGGGATGATTAAAGTTTCTGACCATGATGATAGTGTGATTGGGAAACATATGTATTAGTGAACTGAGATTTACTCTTAAAAGTTTTAAGCTGCAATTGGATGTGAGTCTATAGTTGATACAAAGATACATTGTTAGAAAAATCTATTTATGGTAATAGCACCAGCCTGCTAACAGCCAAGGATAATCACCACCTCTTGAAACAAGTGACCACACTTCACCTTAAAATGACCAATATGTCCCATAGGCAACAAATCATCAAGTAGCTGTAAAAAGCCTGTAAGGTAGCACAATTTACATAGTTGATATTCATACTCTTAATTTTATTTTGTGTCCTAAATGACAGTTGGTTTATTAGGATCAATgtctttatatgtatttatttctgTATGTATTATTAACCGGAAATCACTAAGCAGTGCAAATTAATGCATTAACTGCTTTTAGCACCTTTAATAATGATTTCATTTTTCCATGCAGTCTGCAGAAGTGCTGGAGTTTGTTAAAAGAGACTTGGATGAGTTTTCAACAGCTGTCAAAAGTGAAGCGAGTAATGTTGTCACCAGCACTACCTCTGCCCTGAAAGATAAATTGAAGGCAAGTACTACGTCAGTATTCACATTTGTGAATTTAACCTTTTTTGTATGTGCTATACATGTTCTCACTCGTGGGGTTCCTACAGCTGTCACCGCATCCCACATATCTGTTGCTACTGATATCTGTCTTCCCATGCTTCCTCATCTtcttctatttctctttttcttgTTGTCTCTCTTACCTCATCTAATCGGGCAGACtttggtcttcctcttcttctttcctgaGGATGGTACGTAGAGATATTCTTTGGACAACTGTCCTCTGTTGTTCAGTTGTATGGCCATACCAGATAAGCTACCTTActtcatacgtacatacatacattaatccttgttccatagatcatgaatacgacatttcgtaatgatgtggaacgtgtcactttaatgtAAGTTCTATCTGTGATGCTTTCATCAGTCTGGGTTATTTACCTAATTATTGTATTTCTGACATGATCTCGCTGATGTGTTCTACACAATCGTCTGAGATATTCTATTTCTACAACTctcaatttgttttaattttttccagTAAGCTCCCAGCACTCCTATCTGTAAATCATCATTGGCTCCTACAATACTTTGAAAGAACAACTGAAAAGACCATAGCATAGGATTTAGCTTCTGGATTATTACTTTCTCATGGGCTACTTGTTGTATTTTCCATATGATTGTTCCACCTTCTGATGAGAGTTTAAATTTGTTCCACCTTCTGATGAGAGTTTAAATTTGTTACATGCCATGAAGTTATTATCTTTCCTACATTTCCTCCACTGCACAGATgttcagttttttaaaatattctgtCCTCACTTACTGtattcttcaaataattttcttaGCATAAAGCAGGTATCATCCTTTTCACTGGCCATCACTAcctaatcatctgcaaaaagcaaggTACACAAACATTGAGTCTCTGTTATCTGAATGCATGTTCTCACATATTTCATGTTCCATAAATCTAAGTGTTTCTGGAACAATGTAGAAGACAAGCAGCACCCTTGTTTTAATCCTCTTGTAATTTTAAAAGgctgtgacaaaattttaatccCATTTTGTTTAGACACTCTGTAAACTTTTACAGGTTGCATATATTTCTAGCATATGCCTTCTTGAGATCTATGAATAACTGCACATGTTCATATTGAAAGACCATGAGTATTTTCCTCTGTTCCTATTTTTTGTGTGTAAGTCCATTTTATGTAATGAAGAAAATGCTAGGGAAAAGGTACTATAATATTGTAGCTTTGATTTGGACTGTGTGGCTTGCCTACATTGCTCAAATGGTAAAAATTTGTGTGCAAGAAACCAAGAACCTTGTATGGATCCTGATCAGCCAGTGTATTGTTCAAACGTGCAGACTGTTAGAGATGTGTAACCTCCAATATTTTTCTGGCATCTCCACTTTATCTTAAAAGATTTGATTTTCAGTGCTGCTTGTACACCAAATGCATGCATGTTACTACAGTTTTAAATTTGTTGTGCCAATTTTAATCATTTGACACTAGATTGTTTTGAGTAGAAGACACGTGGTATAAGGATTAAAGGAAACCACTCACCATGTAGTTGAGATGTTGAGCAATCAACAAGCTTGCAAGCAAAATTAAGTTGTCACTAAACTTTCAGGTAGAGTACTCCCTCAGAGTTAACAAAAaagtgcactccccccccccccccccccacacacacacacacatactctctctctctctctctctctctctctctctctctctctctctctcttttgttttgCCCTCACCTCCCCCAACAGATTAGAGAAGtgaatgaatgaaaatgaaaatgtggcAATAATTAGAGTTAGCAAGCTTCCAAGAAATAGTTTTGAAAAAACATGAGTTTTTCTGTAACATGTGAAAACAACAGAATTTTGCGATAGGAAAGAGGAAAAGGGATGAATATAGAGGGTTAATAACTATGGGTGAGCGGTTAGTGTGTAACTGCCTTAGGTAGAAAATTTGGTTGGCTTCCAGTTCCAATATAGATTTTTCCTTCCAAGGAAGACTGAAACAGTCTGTATTCAGTCTCATTAGGTCATTTGAGGAGCTTATTGAAGGAGACATAAGCTCCCATTAATGACTGCAATATTGCTGTAGTacacatctacatgatcactccgcaattcacatttaagtgcttggcattcCACTTCAGTACAGCTGTAAAATGATGTCTTGCGCAGAGTATGAAGCTATGGTAAAGAGAGAATAGGTAGAAGTTGTGGTGATATAGGCATGTGATGCTTTCAATAAGTAATAAGTGGATCGGAAATGGCAGTTGATCATTTGGTCTTAAAGGCATGTAAAATTTGCCCTCTGAAGTTTATTTCCTTATCATTCTCCCATCTTCTGAGAATTGGAAAGATAagattgtgtgtgtttcattcattgtATCCCTCTGTCACTTGTTGTGACACCTGACTTTTATGTGATAGCATGCCTAATCTCAAGATGAAATTACTTTGCAGCTTCAAAGTTGGACACATGTTAGTAATGCGATCTATTTCAGGTGGGCGTGGTGTTAAAAAATTATCACCTTCATCTGTGTTTGGCAGTGAAGATCTTCAAAGACACTCTTAATTGAATTTCTTGTTCCATGAGACAGGTACACAAAATACTGCCGTAACAATATTAAAAACCTCAGCACCTATGTCATAGCCACAGTTATCTTGTTCTTCATATTTTTAACAGTGTCATTAGTAATGAGGGAATTCTCTCAACCCTTTCAGACCAGGAATTGTGTTGGTACACTCTTGGTTGACTATGTTCTTATTGGCTATATGTTAAAAGTTAAAACTGTGAGCTAGACTGGGTATCAAATAAAGGCTTCTGGCCTTAATGCAAAGTACACACACACAAGCCACAAGAGCTGGCTCTCTGCTTCTATCTGTCATTGGCTCCACTCTGTTCCTTCCAAATTGCATCATTTTCTGTTATACCTGTTGGCGGTGGGCCGAAGGGTGTAGTGGTTTGGTGGCGGGCTGAAGGGTGTAGTGGTTTGGTGGTGGGCCGAAGGGTGTAGTGGTAACTGTTTAATCATTGCATCTGCTGATCTTACTTTTCTTCCTATATGCCATACGCTTTCACACAGTTGTATTTGTCCACCTCATTCATTTTTCTGTTCTCTTGTGCCAAGGCAGAGTTCCAACTGCAGTATCCATTCAGACACTATTCTACAGCTGATTATTCTTTATTCCATTCTACACCAATGTTTTAATGTGTTCCACAAAGGCGAAGATTGctaattcaaattttgtatattccCAATCAAGCATCAAACAGCAAGGAGTTGCAGGTGCTGTGACATATAGTTTTTTCCTCCCATTTACAGCTGGATGAACCAGAATCAACAGCGAACACAGTGAAGCGTAGTTTCTCGTCATTCCTGGGCCAGATGAGTAATGTGCTGAATCCAAGTCCacaggatgatgatgaggaagCAATTGTCATATTTGATGCCGAACCTGTCCCACTTACAAAATTTCAGGTCAGTTCACACTTGTCAAGTATATTTACTTTgagatttgtgtttgttgctttttctaGTTTTTATATTTTAAGTGTATTAAATTGCATtctatttagataaattagaatttttctgaGCTGTTAAAAGAGTTGGTTTAGCACAAGTTTAAGAAGAGGAAAAATATGCCCCTGTAAATTTTCTGACCCAATAATGTTGCTTTTTGATTACTGCAGCAATTTCATTGTAACAACAAATTTTCTAGTTCAAaataaacattttcataaaaaacaCAATTTAGTATTTCACTAGCATTTATTCAATAGTAAGTACATTGATGATCACCCAAAAATCTACACACTCAAACAACTATAGTTCGTATTGACTTTCTGAGGTTGTTATGCAGAATTCAAGTGAGAGACATCCCAGAGGTTTTTGCCAAACCTTAACAAGTGACTGTTTGGTGTGTAGCAAGTGCTGTTCAGAGTCCAAAATGCTAAATGCCAATGACATTCAGATCACTGCTTACTACTACTAACAGTATTGTATGACAACATCCATTCCCCCTTATTTCATGGTTGTATGTATAGTCGTAAATGGAGCATCTTTATATTATTGAAATACACTTCTACAGCATAAGGAAAACATAGATTGTTACTCACTgtgaagatgacatgttgagctgcagacaggcacaacaaaaagacacttacacattagctttcagccaaaatctTCCCCagaaaaggaacacacacacattcattaaaaCAAGCAAGCATATGTCACGCACACAACTGgcatctctggcagctcagactaGAATGCAGCTATCATGTAGAAGGGAAGCAGCAATCGGGAGGGGgatgggaaggggaagggataacatgcttaatttcagtggctgcttcagtacccgagccatctggatccttccctccaccaccagcttttctgatctgcacagatgggagctattCTTAAAACACGTTCTCTGATCCCAGCCTCGCCTTACAGTAACATGTTGTTGCCACGCCATCCACCTTTTCCACTCTTTCTGGTCTATCACCTCCTCCCTGTTCTCGTCTCCTCACCCTCTTTGTGCGGAACCCTCTGCCAGCACACCTACCTGTCTTCCCCTTTCCCCCACACCTCTCATTTTTACCCCCTCCCTCCTTCAAACCTTCCCACCCCCCACATCCTCCcaacactgcacctgttggcagtctagtccctgaaCAATCCACCAGAGAGCACCCTTCTCTTCCACCTATCTTTACTGTGCTTTCCCTTCCCCTTTCTTGCCCCTTCCAAATTGCAGCTTCCATTCTACATGACAGTTGCATGTTGCATTccagtctgagctgccagagatggcagtcacaTGTGGATGAGGTGTGCtgtcttgtgtgaatgaatgtgtgcgcGTGCACGCGCACGTGCGTGTGCGTTTTCTTTTCTGAGAaaactttggccaaaagctaatgtgtaagtgtattttgtcgtgcatgtctgcaactcagtTTACcatctttactgtgagtagcaaGCTGTCTTTTCCTTATAATGCTGATATTCcaactggagtttccattgtttaaaatgacTTCGGtctattaaaactgcaacaccacaaagATGGCCTACAACAGAGATAAAATTGACATGGAGTGTACATCATATTTGGATATGCCAGTAGTAAACATTTCAGCACTATCACACAAGATAAACAGGAgtaatgccagaatgagattttcactctgcagtggagtgtgcgctgatatgaaacttcctggcagattaaaactgtgtgcctgaccgagactcgaactcgggacctttgcctttcgcaggcaagtgctctaccaactgagctaccgaagcacggctcacgcccggtactcacagctttacttctgccagtacctcgtctcctaccttccaagctttacagaagctctccttaatctgccagtaagtttcaagagTAATGCCATCTACATTTTGTGTGTAATGAACAACTGAACAGTGGTTGTCGGAATGAGGCAGTGGCAGGATTGTGGCTTATCGAGACTGTGGATTATCGTTCTGAGAAATCACTGCTCACATCTATGGAGATCCCACAACCGTTGAGCGACTATGGAATGAACCATAACTTAAGCTCTCGACACCTAATTTTTGCTCAGTTCCATGACAGGACTGAGACATAACACTTCAGGGTTCAGCTCcgggcattatggtgtggggtacCACTGGGTACTCAACAAAATCACCTCTCTCACAAAATCACCTCTCTCTCTCACATAACAGTATTACTATGTTATAAATGTCAAAAATTTTGACGTACTTCTATATTAGAGTAGAAACAAAAACTAACTGCAAGGATGCCAGTAACAATAAAAGCAAGAGAAAATAGTCAGGCACTGGCTTCTGATAAAAATATCTGTCACAgaaatggtcccccccccccccccccccctctccctaccgagcgaggtggcgcagtggttagcacactggactcgcattcgggaggacgacggttcaatcccgtgtccggccatcctgatgtaggttttccgtgatttccctaaatcactccaggcaaatgccgggatgtttcctttcaaagggcacggccgacttccttccccgtccttccctaatccgatgagaccgatgacctcgctgtctggtctccttccccaaaccaaccaaccaaccctctctCCCCTCCATACTTCCCAAGATGCCTCCTTATTCTAACAGATCAGGAAGTGCATGCTAAACAGGAACACAAAATCTACATTCACCTTACTTATAAGTGGCTGGCATTTGTAGTGGGATGTACATGCCTTCATAATAAATATAACATTATCATTGGTCTCTGTATGAGAAATATTCAGGCATATAAAATACTATACTTATGAATTATAAAGTAAGTGTTTTTGGTTTGCGTCTAGGATGAAGTGTGGTGTTATAACAAATCAAGTAAAGCCCATTTGCAGAGAGCCCAACACCATTTGGAGTTGGAATAAAAGAGAGCATCACTGTATTTATCAGTGCCAACAAGAAGGAAATGTGGGAATTCCAAGATTTCATAAATTGTCCTACAGATTTGACACtgtatttcagaaataaatttagttTCTCCAAACAATAACTGGGGCCAGAGACTGATATTTTGTAATTGCCTTCCAAACTCCAGTAATTCAAACAACatagaaaaaaaaggagaaaaagaaactAAAGCACTTGCAGTTATGAATATTGCCAAACTGaacattattttgtgttgttttaagtcAGCCAGATGCTGAATCTGTTAAGCTAGAGGTGTGTGGTATGCATGCAAAGGCAAAAAAGCAGTAACaagttacaaaataaattttataggtACAAAATCTACTCGCTAAGCAGTGGCATGAAAAAACACATATGAAAGTaatggaaatgtgcaagcttctaAAGTCATTGACTCCTTTTGGCAGAGGAgttaaagggaaaggaagagggatgaaggaaaaggactggtgaggttcagGAAGTGCAGAGAGTTATGGAAAAGTCACCTGAACCCCAGGTCATGGGAGACTTGCTGaatgggataagaaggaaagactgttgGTGTGTGTGGTATGTATGCAAATGTGAAAAAGCAGTTACaagttacaaaataaattttataggtacaaaatctactcactaagctgTGGCATGAGAAAACACAAATGAAAGTaatggaaatgtgcaagcttctaAAGTCATTGACTCCTTTTGGCAGATTTATTATTTTCGAGAAGAAATTTGGTGTTACTAAACAACTTCTGCAACTCTTTGCAGAGTTCTTCTATGTCTCAATCAAAGTGTAAGCATTTTGGTGTGTGGGTTTGAATTATTTCCATtgaatatttttcagtttcttttttaacaCAAGTCTTGCTAATCTGTCTGAGATTTATTCAGTATCCgcaatatttttaattcttttatttataGTGAAATTTATATCTAAATTTCCTCCCTGCTCTGTTCCTCTGTAATAAAACACATGTCCTGATGTATCTAGTTGGTTTCCATTTTTTGCCACCCTTCTGATAACCTTGATGTATCCTATTTGATCATCCACCTCCACTAATCTTTCTTTGAATCCATAAGTTCTGCAGTGTATTGCTGCTAACTATGCTGACAGCAGCCTTGGCTCAGCATGAGTGTTTCCCAGTCTCAGAGTGTGGGATCAACACAAGAAGTCTCCATTCAGTACCATCATTTAACAGTCATTTAGTTTGTATACAACTTGTTATGTATTCAAAGCTAGTCTGAGAGGTTGTAGACATTTGCTTACCATGTTGTCTGCTGTATTCGTTGGTGAGTAGCCCACAAAGAAACCTGTCAAGATGGCTACCTTTTGGCCGCTAACAGGTGCATGTTGTGAAATCTTTATTGTTATGGTGCTATGACCATACCAATACAAGTGCTGCATTTGCTTGTAAATCAAATTGTAACATCCTTTAGAATTTTAAGTTATTTTTCTCTGCAAAGTAATTAGCCACTTTTGTGTGTATTCTCTCCTGAAAACTGTTGATGGAGACCGGCTGCCCCTGAATTTATCACAGTCTTGGTCTTACTCGCACTAGTTGTTTAAGGGAGGTTCTGGAGTAGTTGATGCACTTCAAGTTTGTCTGAGTCACAGAATCCAGGAAGCTCTAGAGTTGATTTTCCTGTCAATTTCAGTTCAGCTGACCTTACTATAGGCAGCTAAGAAGTAGGATTTCCTACATGGGCAGTAAGTATTTCCTGTAGTTTCTGACCTTGGGAAGTTTCCCTTATGGAACAGGCCAGGTAGAATTCTATTGTACAATACAGTACTGCTTGGAGCACTCTATTTTGGGGACTTCTTGTAGTCATATGTCTTTTCATTGTGAAATGTTATTTTAGATACTGAATTTGTAATACCCATTGAACCATTTATGAGAAAGACAACACGGCTCCTCAAAAAAATGTTGTACTTGTAAATGTGTTCATTGTGTTTGTTGACAGCAAATTGTACAAAAATAAAGTCAGCTTCTAAATTGTACAAAAGTAAAGTCAGGTTCTGTTCTGTTTGTTGATAATATTGTCTTTGAAGTTGGGGTGATTGCTGTGTGTTTCTTGCAGATGAGTTTTCTTTCCGCTTTTGCCTTTCTGGTCATATGTTAAACTAGTTTTCATTGGAAGGAGGAATGGAGAGATAGTACTGATGTTTTTGAGTCAGTAGTTGagttgaggtgtgtgtgtgtgtgtgtgtgtgtgtgtgtgtgtgtgtgtagtgatgaGACCAGGTGGTGAACCACAGTAGAGCAGGAAAAAATATTGGTAGAATATGTCAATGAAGAACATGAAGGCAGTTGAAATTACAGCTGATTATGAGTGTATTCAACTTGTTTTTTCTTCCTGTGACTAGTCTTATTTCCAGGTTCATGTTTACAAGTCGATTTTGCTGTATTATGTGAATATATTTAGACACACAGTGGATTTAAATGGTTGAAGCTTGTATAATGCTGAATTTTGAAAATACCTTGTCATTTTATTCATAGATTATTTTTTCATAATGAGTACATTTTATTTATCAAATACAGGACATGTAATTGACACACTCTTCTGATATACAATGTAAAATTTTCAGGCTAAATTGCATTCCATAATTCTTGACCCCAACACTTTTCTTACTGATCCTGATGAGAAATATACTCAGCAATATGAAGCTTGGTTGGAAATTATTGAAGATCAGTTAACTACAGAGCGACTTTCTAAGTTGATGGCAGCAAGTCCAGATTTGCATCAGCAGTACACAAAACTTGTTCCAGAACAGGTATGTCATGCATATTGTCCTTCTGGCACTTCTGTACGATTCTTGTTAAGTAAGTGCTGTCGTTTTTTGTAGCAAATCATTCAGTTTTGTTAAATTCTCTCAGTTCTTCTTACATTAATTTGTTTCTTATAGAAAATGTCACTCTGCAGCCTCTGATAAAAGTAATGTCTATATCATAGGTGTCCCACATATTATTCTGGCAAAGGTACCTATTCCGGAAAGCGTTGCTGGAAGATGAGGAAGCAAGAAGAGAGGCACTTGAAAGAAGAGCTGAGAGAGAAAGAAAAGCAGCTGAACAGTTCCAATGGGAGAAAGGTATGTGAAACCTGCTTTTGTGTTCATGCTTATTTTCACATGTATTTACTAGTAACTAGAGCCTGTGCTTCAAATAAAATTAATAGCACAAATTTCTTACACAcaacagaatatttcatcaaagtaaataaaattttgagCACTATATCATCATTTACATAGTAAATAACATAGACAACATGTTACATCAGATAACTTCTGTAAGAAATGGACCCATAAGGAGAACAGTAGTGGTTGAAGGTAACTGTAAGGTGCCCTAAAATAAGTAGGCAAACTACGTAGTGACTTGGAAGTTTGTCTGGTTGAAGATAACTAAAGGACATACACTACTCAGACAGGCTGTTCAGTGAGACAGGCACTGTACAATGTGGTCTCGGTTGTTTTCCTTTCCTTCCCAATTGCTTTAATAGTGAATTGCTGCCCTAGGAAAGTGCAGAGTAATCACTTCATGTACAGATAAAATCAAGCAAAGTAAAGGCTCAGGAAAGATTTTTAGTAAAAGTCTGGATTTTTTTAAACCCTTGGCTGGTTTCTGGTTCTTTAAAAGAAGATGCAGCTTTATAATGATACTAAATAAAGCCCTTGAAATATACTcttgttacatcatcatctttcTTCTTACCTGTGTGGTCGCACTGAGGGTGCGTATTGAATTAAATGCATTTAGTAGGCTATATTACTCAGTGAATAAACTGCTTCTCAACTGATGTgaaaaaagtattttaatttttgtaatattaatGGTGCCAGGAACTGTACAAGTGACTCACTCAATATGAACCACACACTATGGGTACACTTGTATAGATGAGCTACATTAGACAATTGGTCAGTGAAATCACAGAATAAAAATGTGTCTCACATGTTCTCAGCAGTTTTTGTAGACAAAAGTAGGTAACTGTTTCGGAAAACCAAAAATGCTAAATTCCACAAGAATATTAGATACCTGTGCAGTAAATTATACAGACTTGTGGGCTACTTGCTCTATAGTGTCCATTTACTGTGATCTACTTAGTATCATACATGCTTTGATCTTGGCAAAACATAACAAGTGATTACAACATAATGACATCATACTGAAGAAAACCTATGAAAGGTGAAGGTAGTAATAAGTTTGTTAAGAAATGCAGCGCAGATAGGCTCACTGACAAAAAGCTAGCCAATATACACACTATTTGTTGTGTCAGTGAATACAATGAAAGAGCAGCACAATGACACTGGGCTGTTTCCACAGCAACGCCAACCACGTCACAGCACTGTTGCATCTATGAAGAGGTGTTCCGTGTTGTACGATTTAGTGATCCCATATTACAGATTTGTTAACTGTTGTCAAGGTACTTTTATAGAAACAAAGGTAATTGGGGTAAATCATAATtacaaaataaatcataattacattattacatgTAACAGCCCATCAGAGAGCACTGAGCCATTGTAGCAAAAACTAAGAAAGTATCCCTGAAAAAGACTCAAATTTTGATGGAGTTCTGGTTCAACCCTTATTTAGAGGGTGCACCTCCTGAGAGTCATCAGGAACATTTACCCCAGCGTTTTGTAagatattttcaatttcatttttacaatatGCGCAAGAGTCAGCCCAAAcag from Schistocerca cancellata isolate TAMUIC-IGC-003103 chromosome 7, iqSchCanc2.1, whole genome shotgun sequence harbors:
- the LOC126092555 gene encoding BSD domain-containing protein 1-like codes for the protein MAEGGGNWWDSWYNAAKSKSAEVLEFVKRDLDEFSTAVKSEASNVVTSTTSALKDKLKLDEPESTANTVKRSFSSFLGQMSNVLNPSPQDDDEEAIVIFDAEPVPLTKFQAKLHSIILDPNTFLTDPDEKYTQQYEAWLEIIEDQLTTERLSKLMAASPDLHQQYTKLVPEQVSHILFWQRYLFRKALLEDEEARREALERRAERERKAAEQFQWEKEQDFGPNIELSEEEQIRILQEYEKECEEKRLKQDQETLLDSSFKFNHYSDINGSLVLASSSLKGADVDIVETTDDIKRGYCDKDSDDIDSLEKDCIGMLQTREKKDMVVVGYSPSAHTSSCSGDKESNDDDWEREFDIEESDLETTTEQKGVESVSGR